A region from the Serinibacter arcticus genome encodes:
- a CDS encoding metal ABC transporter ATP-binding protein — MPEPTPVIDVRGLGVTLGTAGILQDVDLTVRRGEFVALLGANGSGKSTLVRTLVGVVPPTRGTVRVLDADITRRRGVPWSRLGYVPQRSTATAGVPATVIEVVTSGLLAAGRLRPPRDSRARALAALDRVGLADRAPRAVAELSGGQQQRVLIARALAREPELLLLDEPLAGVDSDNQNSFAQTMGQLHDDGVTVLVVLHEAGPLAPLLSRAVVLRHGRVVHDGAPPRPAPGHDHLDHDHQHAHAEDLLPPDTLGLHSAFPADPGVVR; from the coding sequence GTGCCTGAGCCCACCCCCGTCATCGACGTCCGCGGCCTCGGCGTCACCCTCGGCACCGCCGGCATCCTGCAGGACGTCGACCTGACGGTCCGCCGCGGGGAGTTCGTCGCGCTGCTGGGTGCGAACGGCTCGGGCAAGTCCACCCTCGTGCGCACCCTCGTCGGCGTGGTGCCCCCCACCCGCGGCACCGTTCGCGTGCTCGACGCCGACATCACCCGGCGTCGCGGCGTGCCGTGGTCCCGGCTCGGCTACGTCCCGCAGCGGTCGACGGCGACGGCGGGGGTCCCCGCCACCGTGATCGAGGTCGTGACGTCGGGCCTGCTGGCCGCGGGCCGGCTGCGACCGCCACGCGACTCGCGGGCGCGGGCGCTCGCGGCGCTCGACCGTGTCGGGCTCGCCGACCGCGCGCCGCGCGCCGTGGCCGAGCTCTCCGGCGGTCAGCAGCAGCGCGTGCTGATCGCCCGCGCCCTGGCGCGCGAACCCGAGCTGCTCCTGCTCGACGAGCCCCTGGCCGGTGTCGACAGCGACAACCAGAACTCCTTCGCGCAGACGATGGGCCAGCTGCACGACGACGGCGTCACCGTGCTCGTCGTGCTCCACGAGGCCGGACCGCTGGCGCCGCTCCTCTCGCGCGCCGTCGTGCTGCGCCACGGCCGCGTCGTCCACGACGGCGCACCGCCCCGCCCGGCGCCCGGTCACGACCACCTCGACCACGACCACCAGCACGCGCACGCCGAGGACCTGCTGCCGCCGGACACGCTCGGGCTGCACAGCGCCTTTCCCGCCGACCCGGGGGTCGTTCGATGA
- a CDS encoding metal ABC transporter substrate-binding protein encodes MQRSLRRALVPLAALALALPLAACGDGGGSGGSADGGEVEVMTAFYPLQYAVEQIGGDAVTVASLVPAGTDPHSLELSPSQVASMSSADLVVYLGGFQPAVDDAVAQADPTALDVADAARLEGEHAHAEGETEEEHADHAGSSDPHFWLDPLRMADTADAVAANLAEAVPEQAETFEANAADLRTRLEQLDTDYREGLASCEQSTIVVAHEAYGYLTEAYGLEQVGIAGIDPESEPSPARLREIERVIDERDVTVVFTESLINPRVAQVLADDLGITTALLDPVENLTHPDSDYLAVMESNLATLREALRCA; translated from the coding sequence ATGCAGCGTTCCCTTCGTCGTGCCCTCGTCCCCCTGGCCGCCCTCGCCCTGGCCCTGCCGCTCGCGGCGTGCGGTGACGGCGGCGGCTCGGGCGGTAGCGCGGACGGCGGCGAGGTCGAGGTGATGACGGCGTTCTACCCGCTCCAGTACGCCGTCGAGCAGATCGGCGGCGACGCCGTCACGGTCGCCAGCCTCGTCCCGGCCGGCACGGACCCGCACAGCCTCGAGCTGTCGCCCTCCCAGGTCGCGAGCATGTCCTCGGCCGACCTGGTGGTCTACCTCGGCGGCTTCCAGCCCGCCGTCGACGACGCCGTGGCCCAGGCCGACCCGACGGCGCTCGACGTCGCCGACGCGGCGCGGCTCGAGGGCGAGCACGCGCACGCCGAGGGCGAGACGGAGGAGGAGCACGCCGACCACGCCGGCTCCTCGGACCCGCACTTCTGGCTCGACCCGCTCCGCATGGCCGACACGGCCGACGCCGTCGCCGCGAACCTCGCGGAGGCCGTGCCCGAGCAGGCCGAGACCTTCGAGGCGAACGCGGCAGACCTGCGCACCCGGCTCGAGCAGCTCGACACCGACTACCGCGAGGGCCTCGCCTCGTGCGAGCAGAGCACGATCGTCGTCGCCCACGAGGCGTACGGCTACCTGACGGAGGCCTACGGTCTCGAGCAGGTCGGGATCGCCGGGATCGACCCCGAGAGCGAGCCCTCCCCGGCCCGGCTCCGCGAGATCGAGAGGGTCATCGACGAGCGCGACGTGACGGTCGTCTTCACCGAGTCGCTGATCAACCCCCGCGTGGCGCAGGTGCTCGCGGACGACCTCGGCATCACGACGGCGCTCCTCGACCCGGTCGAGAACCTCACCCACCCCGACTCTGACTACCTTGCTGTCATGGAGTCCAACCTCGCCACGCTTCGTGAGGCCCTGCGCTGTGCCTGA
- a CDS encoding DUF1345 domain-containing protein: MSVLSRAVASDLSRTITATVSALPFALAVTVVQTRVWGAELFVERYAEVGIPTIMLTFWSAATLLYCLLTHVHLSRLGAATLRERSAREAASRHRHWYTPLLGSGGPASWTISGGFIVLVFTLVLAQSPVWRSSIWLLAISALSVASSWVVMVYTHALRYCERDAQERSLDFGGDEEPVFADYLQHSLLVSVAGVAAPATPTTRAGWRDLTQHAVTAFIVNGVLVAMIVTLLLGRFT; this comes from the coding sequence ATGTCCGTCCTCAGCCGTGCCGTCGCCAGCGACCTGTCCCGCACCATCACCGCCACCGTCTCCGCCCTGCCGTTCGCCCTCGCGGTGACGGTGGTGCAGACGCGGGTGTGGGGCGCCGAGCTCTTCGTCGAGCGCTACGCCGAGGTCGGGATCCCGACGATCATGCTCACCTTCTGGTCGGCGGCCACGCTGCTGTACTGCCTCCTCACACACGTCCACCTCTCCCGCCTGGGCGCCGCCACCCTGCGCGAGCGGTCGGCGCGCGAGGCCGCGTCCCGTCACCGCCACTGGTACACGCCGTTGCTGGGCTCGGGCGGTCCGGCGTCGTGGACGATCAGCGGTGGATTCATCGTGCTCGTCTTCACCCTCGTGCTGGCGCAGTCCCCGGTCTGGCGATCCTCGATCTGGCTCCTCGCCATCAGTGCGCTGAGCGTCGCGTCGTCGTGGGTCGTGATGGTCTACACCCACGCCCTTCGCTACTGCGAGCGCGACGCCCAGGAGCGCTCGCTCGACTTCGGCGGCGACGAGGAGCCCGTGTTCGCCGACTACCTCCAGCACTCGCTGCTCGTCTCGGTGGCCGGGGTCGCCGCCCCGGCGACGCCGACGACGCGGGCCGGCTGGCGGGATCTCACGCAGCACGCGGTGACGGCCTTCATCGTCAACGGCGTCCTGGTCGCCATGATCGTGACGCTGCTGCTCGGACGGTTCACGTGA
- a CDS encoding glycine--tRNA ligase: protein MATSRLDSVIALAKHRGFVFQSGEIYGGSRSAWDYGPLGVELKENIKRQWWRAMVTRRDDIVGLDSAVILPRQVWVASGHVGVFTDPLTECLSCHKRFREDHLIEEFEAKKGRAAENGLGDIACPNCGTRGQWTEPRDFNMMLKTYLGPVEDESGMHYLRPETAQGIFVNYGNVATAARKKPPFGIAQIGKSFRNEITPGNFIFRTREFEQMEMEFFVEPGTDTEWHQYWIDTRMEWYTGLGIAADNLRLYEHPAEKLSHYSTRTVDIEYKFGFTGGEWGELEGIANRTDFDLKTHTEHSGKDLSFFDQEKGERWVPYVIEPAAGLTRSLMAFLVEAYHEDEAPNAKGGVDKRTVLKLDPRLAPVKAAVLPLSRSGELSPKARALAAELREHWNVDFDDAGAIGRRYRRQDEIGTPFCVTVDFDTLTDDAVTIRERDTMSQERVALSQVASYLGARLLGA from the coding sequence GTGGCTACCAGCCGTCTCGACTCCGTCATCGCCCTCGCCAAGCACCGGGGCTTCGTGTTCCAGTCGGGCGAGATCTACGGGGGTTCCCGCTCCGCCTGGGACTACGGACCGCTCGGGGTGGAGCTCAAGGAGAACATCAAGCGCCAGTGGTGGCGCGCGATGGTCACGCGGCGCGACGACATCGTGGGTCTCGACTCCGCCGTCATCCTCCCGCGCCAGGTGTGGGTGGCCTCCGGCCACGTCGGCGTCTTCACCGACCCGCTGACCGAGTGCCTGTCCTGCCACAAGCGCTTCCGCGAGGACCACCTCATCGAGGAGTTCGAGGCGAAGAAGGGCCGCGCCGCCGAGAACGGCCTCGGCGACATCGCCTGCCCGAACTGCGGCACGCGCGGGCAGTGGACCGAGCCGCGCGACTTCAACATGATGCTCAAGACCTACCTCGGCCCGGTCGAGGACGAGTCGGGCATGCACTACCTGCGCCCCGAGACGGCCCAGGGCATCTTCGTCAACTACGGCAACGTCGCGACGGCGGCCCGCAAGAAGCCGCCGTTCGGCATCGCCCAGATCGGCAAGTCCTTCCGCAACGAGATCACGCCGGGGAACTTCATCTTCCGCACGCGCGAGTTCGAGCAGATGGAGATGGAGTTCTTCGTCGAGCCCGGCACCGACACCGAGTGGCACCAGTACTGGATCGACACGCGCATGGAGTGGTACACGGGCCTCGGCATCGCCGCGGACAACCTGCGCCTGTACGAGCACCCGGCCGAGAAGCTCTCTCACTACTCCACGCGCACCGTGGACATCGAGTACAAGTTCGGCTTCACGGGCGGCGAGTGGGGCGAGCTCGAGGGCATCGCCAACCGCACCGACTTCGACCTCAAGACCCACACCGAGCACTCCGGCAAGGACCTGTCCTTCTTCGACCAGGAGAAGGGTGAGCGCTGGGTGCCGTACGTCATCGAGCCGGCCGCGGGCCTGACCCGCTCGCTGATGGCGTTCCTCGTCGAGGCCTACCACGAGGACGAGGCGCCGAACGCGAAGGGCGGCGTCGACAAGCGCACCGTCCTCAAGCTCGACCCGCGCCTCGCGCCGGTCAAGGCCGCCGTGCTGCCGCTGTCGCGCTCGGGCGAGCTCTCGCCCAAGGCGCGCGCGCTGGCCGCCGAGCTCCGCGAGCACTGGAACGTCGACTTCGACGACGCCGGCGCCATCGGCCGCCGCTACCGCCGCCAGGACGAGATCGGCACGCCGTTCTGCGTCACGGTCGACTTCGACACGCTCACCGACGACGCGGTCACGATCCGCGAGCGGGACACCATGTCGCAGGAGCGTGTCGCGCTGTCGCAGGTCGCGAGCTACCTGGGCGCGCGACTCCTCGGCGCGTGA
- a CDS encoding YibE/F family protein: MTTHEHGHGPVHLPAGEVRRARLLLTAIVVPLLLATIVGLALLWPKGDSLAGSIPMTAPGVSFEEARILAVPGTEGAEVTAELLTGEGAGLEVAVGVPPDVLAEPIPVGARIVVLFQPGGLESGAAFTFIDYQRQIPLIWLAVAYVALVAVVARWRGLAAVVGLAVSLGVIGLFVLPALMSGTNPLLVAIVGSSAMMFVSLYLAHGVSIRTTTALLGTFVGLAVTAVLAIVSASGAHLLGTGSEEGYQVMTTFPEMSMRALLVCGFVIAGLGALNDVTITQASAVWELHASDPTVPRRRVFLRAMRIGRDHIASTVYTLAFAYVGTALPMLMIASVYDRSPVQLITSATIAEELVRTLVSSIGLVLAIPVTTAIAAVLVRTSRRDERQHVVVAAGPATAAVPVAQGPTPAVGPDPAPVPDQTPAPDPTPAVDPDGPPRRDRRSLRSGTMEE, encoded by the coding sequence GTGACGACCCACGAGCACGGCCACGGCCCGGTGCACCTCCCCGCGGGGGAGGTGCGCCGGGCCCGGCTGCTGCTGACGGCGATCGTCGTCCCGCTGCTGCTGGCCACGATCGTCGGGCTGGCGCTGCTGTGGCCCAAGGGCGACTCGCTCGCGGGGTCGATCCCGATGACGGCCCCCGGGGTCTCGTTCGAGGAGGCGCGGATCCTCGCCGTCCCCGGCACCGAGGGGGCCGAGGTCACGGCCGAGCTGCTGACGGGCGAGGGCGCGGGCCTCGAGGTCGCCGTCGGCGTCCCGCCCGACGTCCTGGCCGAACCGATCCCCGTCGGCGCGCGCATCGTGGTGCTGTTCCAGCCCGGGGGACTGGAGTCCGGCGCCGCGTTCACCTTCATCGACTACCAGCGCCAGATCCCGCTGATCTGGCTCGCGGTCGCCTATGTCGCCCTGGTGGCGGTCGTGGCGCGCTGGCGCGGGCTCGCCGCCGTCGTCGGCCTCGCGGTCTCGCTGGGCGTGATCGGCCTGTTCGTCCTGCCCGCGCTGATGAGCGGCACGAACCCGCTGCTCGTGGCGATCGTCGGCTCCAGCGCCATGATGTTCGTCTCGCTGTACCTCGCGCACGGGGTATCGATCAGGACGACGACGGCGCTGCTCGGCACCTTCGTCGGGCTGGCGGTGACGGCGGTGCTCGCCATCGTCTCCGCCTCCGGCGCCCACCTCCTCGGCACGGGGTCGGAGGAGGGGTACCAGGTCATGACGACCTTCCCCGAGATGAGCATGCGCGCCCTGCTGGTGTGCGGGTTCGTCATCGCCGGCCTCGGGGCGCTCAACGACGTCACGATCACCCAGGCCAGCGCCGTCTGGGAGCTGCACGCCAGCGACCCGACCGTGCCACGCCGTCGGGTCTTCCTGCGCGCGATGCGCATCGGCCGCGACCACATCGCCTCGACCGTCTACACGCTGGCGTTCGCCTACGTCGGAACGGCCCTGCCGATGCTCATGATCGCCTCGGTCTACGACCGCTCGCCCGTGCAGCTCATCACGTCGGCGACGATCGCCGAGGAGCTCGTGCGCACGCTCGTCTCCTCGATCGGCCTCGTGCTGGCGATCCCGGTGACGACGGCGATCGCGGCGGTCCTGGTCCGGACCTCGCGCCGCGACGAGCGGCAGCACGTCGTCGTGGCCGCCGGGCCGGCCACCGCGGCCGTGCCCGTCGCGCAGGGGCCCACGCCCGCCGTCGGCCCGGACCCGGCCCCCGTGCCCGACCAGACCCCCGCGCCGGACCCCACCCCCGCCGTCGACCCGGACGGGCCGCCCCGCCGGGACCGCCGGTCGCTGCGGTCTGGGACCATGGAGGAGTGA
- the dusB gene encoding tRNA dihydrouridine synthase DusB, with protein MAGVTNAPFRQLCREAARAGLPGVDDAVAASAVDLAAVHASDAPEGIFVSEMVTSRALVERSPESMRIITPAPDETIRSVQLYGVDPATVRAAVRLLVTEDRADHIDLNFGCPVPKVTRRGGGAVLPWKRDLFTAIVRGAVAEAAEGGVPLTVKMRMGIDDDHLTYLEAGLMAQDAGAAWVALHARTAAEYYSGNAHWDAIGRLKETVTDIPVLGNGDIWSAEDAVAMVADTGCDGVVVGRGCQGRPWLFTDLVAAFAGSERRERPGLRFVASVLRRHAELMIDHAAGDEGRGLRELRKHMAWYLKGYSVGGDARAGLALVDSLADLDAKLGALDLDQPYPGEAAEGQRGRAGTPKIPHVPQGWLDSREIDAELAAALHEAELSVSGG; from the coding sequence ATGGCGGGGGTGACCAACGCACCCTTCCGTCAGCTGTGCCGCGAGGCCGCCAGGGCAGGGCTGCCCGGTGTCGACGACGCCGTGGCGGCGTCCGCCGTCGACCTGGCCGCCGTGCACGCGAGCGACGCCCCCGAGGGCATCTTTGTCTCCGAGATGGTCACCTCGCGCGCGCTCGTCGAGCGCTCGCCCGAGTCGATGCGCATCATCACGCCGGCGCCGGACGAGACGATCCGCAGCGTGCAGCTCTACGGCGTCGACCCCGCCACCGTGCGGGCGGCCGTCCGCCTCCTCGTGACGGAGGACCGTGCCGACCACATCGACCTCAACTTCGGCTGCCCGGTCCCCAAGGTGACCCGGCGCGGCGGGGGAGCGGTGCTGCCCTGGAAGCGGGACCTGTTCACGGCGATCGTGCGCGGTGCCGTCGCGGAGGCCGCGGAGGGCGGCGTGCCGCTCACGGTCAAGATGCGGATGGGCATCGACGACGACCACCTCACCTACCTCGAGGCCGGGCTCATGGCGCAGGATGCCGGCGCCGCCTGGGTGGCGCTGCACGCCCGGACCGCGGCCGAGTACTACTCGGGCAACGCCCACTGGGACGCGATCGGTCGGCTCAAGGAGACGGTCACGGACATCCCGGTGCTCGGCAACGGCGACATCTGGTCCGCCGAGGACGCCGTGGCGATGGTGGCGGACACCGGCTGCGACGGCGTCGTCGTCGGCCGCGGCTGCCAGGGTCGCCCCTGGCTGTTCACCGACCTGGTCGCGGCGTTCGCGGGCTCGGAGCGCCGCGAGCGTCCGGGGCTGCGGTTCGTCGCGTCCGTGCTGCGGCGCCACGCCGAGCTGATGATCGATCACGCGGCCGGCGACGAGGGCCGGGGACTGCGCGAGCTGCGCAAGCACATGGCCTGGTACCTCAAGGGGTACTCCGTCGGGGGCGACGCGCGCGCCGGCCTCGCGCTCGTCGACTCCCTCGCCGACCTCGACGCCAAGCTCGGGGCGCTCGACCTCGACCAGCCCTACCCTGGCGAGGCTGCGGAGGGGCAGCGCGGTCGCGCGGGCACCCCCAAGATCCCGCACGTCCCGCAGGGCTGGCTCGACTCGCGCGAGATCGACGCCGAGCTCGCGGCCGCGCTGCACGAGGCCGAGCTCAGCGTCTCCGGCGGCTGA
- a CDS encoding substrate-binding domain-containing protein: MLVNGHREELVAPSVSVDERLGMDIAVRHLASLGHTRIALAVGPDRLLPAAHKREGFVTAMKRYVGHDAEHRVLTSLFTVEGGEAAARALVREGATAIICGSDVMALGAIRAVRQAGMRVPEDVSVVGFDDSVFMNFTDPPLTTLRQPVDTMSQAVVDTLLSAMQGTAAPIELRFAPELIVRGSTAPARTARD; encoded by the coding sequence GTGCTCGTCAACGGCCACCGCGAGGAGCTCGTGGCGCCGTCGGTCTCGGTCGACGAGCGGCTCGGGATGGACATCGCGGTGCGGCACCTGGCCTCGCTCGGCCACACGCGCATCGCCCTCGCCGTCGGCCCCGACCGACTCCTGCCCGCGGCCCACAAGCGCGAGGGCTTCGTCACCGCCATGAAGCGCTACGTGGGGCACGACGCCGAGCACCGCGTGCTGACGTCGCTGTTCACGGTCGAGGGGGGCGAGGCCGCGGCCCGCGCCCTCGTGCGGGAGGGCGCGACCGCGATCATCTGCGGCAGCGACGTGATGGCCCTCGGGGCGATCCGGGCGGTCCGTCAGGCCGGCATGCGGGTACCGGAGGACGTCTCCGTGGTCGGCTTCGACGACTCCGTCTTCATGAACTTCACCGACCCGCCGCTGACGACGCTGCGGCAGCCCGTGGACACGATGAGCCAGGCGGTCGTGGACACGCTGCTCAGCGCGATGCAGGGCACCGCCGCCCCGATCGAGCTGCGGTTCGCCCCGGAGCTCATCGTGCGCGGGTCGACGGCACCCGCACGGACCGCGCGGGACTGA
- a CDS encoding sugar ABC transporter substrate-binding protein translates to MAAGQAAKDAGSVQSALNVAQGVDGDPYNMQPLYTSAGGYLFGLTADGTPDPADLGVGSAAGQAAAAKLATLGDAGSGVLSTAISGDNAIALFADGQAACLISGPWALGDVTTGLGADGFTVQPIPGFAGMGPAVPFMGAQAFYVAANGQNKAFAQAFVTGTTAGGLNTEETMQILFDNANLPPAMTSVREAAAAADPLVGVFGDAADQAQPMPAIPAMDQVWTPLGQAYAAIIGGADPAATMTTAGDTIAAAIASS, encoded by the coding sequence ATCGCCGCCGGTCAGGCCGCGAAGGACGCCGGCTCCGTCCAGTCCGCGCTCAACGTCGCGCAGGGTGTCGACGGCGACCCGTACAACATGCAGCCCCTGTACACCTCCGCGGGCGGGTACCTGTTCGGTCTCACGGCTGACGGCACCCCCGACCCGGCCGACCTGGGCGTCGGCTCGGCCGCCGGTCAGGCCGCCGCCGCCAAGCTCGCCACGCTCGGCGACGCCGGCTCGGGCGTCCTGTCGACCGCCATCTCGGGCGACAACGCGATCGCGCTGTTCGCCGACGGTCAGGCCGCCTGCCTGATCTCGGGCCCCTGGGCCCTGGGCGACGTGACCACCGGCCTCGGCGCGGACGGCTTCACCGTCCAGCCCATCCCGGGCTTCGCGGGCATGGGCCCGGCCGTGCCGTTCATGGGCGCCCAGGCGTTCTACGTCGCCGCCAACGGCCAGAACAAGGCGTTCGCCCAGGCCTTCGTCACTGGCACGACGGCCGGCGGCCTGAACACCGAGGAGACCATGCAGATCCTCTTCGACAACGCCAACCTCCCGCCGGCCATGACGTCGGTGCGCGAGGCCGCGGCCGCGGCCGACCCGCTCGTGGGTGTCTTCGGCGACGCCGCCGACCAGGCCCAGCCGATGCCGGCCATCCCGGCCATGGACCAGGTCTGGACCCCGCTGGGTCAGGCCTACGCCGCGATCATCGGCGGAGCCGACCCCGCGGCCACGATGACGACGGCGGGCGACACGATCGCCGCGGCGATCGCCTCCTCCTGA
- a CDS encoding ABC transporter permease subunit: MFAVGSVGSTFVVGLLLATTLNEPRMRFQRLFRSLLIMPYAIPGFISLMVWAGFWNRDYGLVNDMLGLGIDWLGNASWAKVAVLMTNLWMGFPYMFLICTGALQSIPSDLKEAAAIDGATGVVQFRRIVLPLLLVSTAPLLVSSFAFNFNNFNAIQLLTAGGPFSPDNPTAGGTDILISYTYRLAFGNGGSQIGFASAVSVLLFILTGVLAAIQFRGTRKLEEMN; the protein is encoded by the coding sequence ATGTTCGCGGTGGGGTCGGTCGGCAGCACCTTCGTCGTCGGGCTGCTGCTGGCCACCACCCTCAACGAGCCCCGGATGCGGTTCCAGAGGCTCTTCCGGTCGCTGCTGATCATGCCGTACGCCATCCCCGGCTTCATCTCGCTCATGGTGTGGGCGGGCTTCTGGAACCGTGACTACGGCCTCGTGAACGACATGCTCGGCCTCGGCATCGACTGGCTGGGGAACGCCAGCTGGGCGAAGGTGGCCGTGCTGATGACGAACCTGTGGATGGGCTTCCCCTACATGTTCCTCATCTGCACCGGCGCGCTGCAGTCGATCCCGAGCGACCTGAAGGAGGCCGCGGCGATCGACGGGGCGACCGGCGTCGTCCAGTTCCGCCGCATCGTGCTGCCCCTCCTGCTGGTCTCCACGGCACCGCTGCTGGTGTCGTCGTTCGCGTTCAACTTCAACAACTTCAACGCGATCCAGCTGCTCACCGCGGGTGGCCCGTTCAGCCCGGACAACCCGACGGCCGGCGGCACCGACATCCTCATCAGCTACACCTACCGACTCGCGTTCGGCAACGGCGGCTCGCAGATCGGCTTCGCGTCCGCCGTCTCCGTGCTGCTCTTCATCCTGACCGGTGTGCTCGCCGCGATCCAGTTCCGGGGCACCCGGAAGCTCGAGGAGATGAACTGA
- a CDS encoding sugar ABC transporter permease gives MTSAPTPTAATVATTAVTKPSRRRGEDRGAPQDKVRGARWWREMSWRYLVGVIACVYAAIPILYIVSASLNPIGSVASTDLIPTTISFTNFEQLWSTPSRPFFRWAGNTVVVALVVVVAQLLCSCFAAYAFSRFRFKGRRAGLLSLLLVLMFPQILVTVALFQMFSVVGEVMPSVGLDTLPGYILIMLGGSLGQVYLIKGFFDTVPPELDEAAKIDGAGHFQVFVRILLPLLRSILVISGLLVFVGVVGEFLLASIFLRSTDIKTIAVGMQGVLAADKSNNLGWFAAGSVVIAVPIILLFQYLQRYIVGGITSGAVKG, from the coding sequence ATGACCTCCGCACCCACTCCCACGGCCGCCACCGTCGCCACGACCGCGGTCACCAAGCCGTCCCGCCGTCGCGGTGAGGACAGGGGCGCCCCCCAGGACAAGGTCCGCGGCGCCCGCTGGTGGCGCGAGATGTCCTGGCGCTACCTCGTCGGCGTCATCGCGTGCGTCTACGCGGCGATCCCGATCCTCTACATCGTCTCGGCCTCGCTCAACCCGATCGGCTCGGTCGCCTCCACGGACCTGATCCCGACCACGATCAGCTTCACCAACTTCGAGCAGCTGTGGAGCACGCCCTCGCGACCGTTCTTCCGCTGGGCGGGGAACACGGTCGTCGTCGCCCTCGTCGTGGTGGTGGCCCAGCTGCTGTGCAGCTGCTTCGCGGCCTACGCGTTCTCGCGGTTCCGCTTCAAGGGTCGCCGCGCGGGGCTCCTGTCCCTGCTGCTGGTGCTGATGTTCCCGCAGATCCTCGTGACCGTCGCCCTGTTCCAGATGTTCAGCGTCGTCGGCGAGGTGATGCCGTCCGTGGGGCTCGACACGCTGCCCGGGTACATCCTCATCATGCTCGGCGGCTCGCTGGGCCAGGTCTACCTGATCAAGGGCTTCTTCGACACGGTCCCGCCGGAGCTCGACGAGGCCGCGAAGATCGACGGCGCGGGCCACTTCCAGGTGTTCGTGCGCATCCTGCTCCCGCTGCTGCGCTCCATCCTCGTCATCTCCGGACTGCTGGTCTTCGTCGGCGTGGTGGGGGAGTTCCTCCTCGCCTCGATCTTCCTGCGCTCGACCGACATCAAGACGATCGCCGTCGGCATGCAGGGCGTGCTCGCGGCCGACAAGTCCAACAACCTGGGCTGGTTCGCCGCGGGGTCCGTGGTCATCGCTGTGCCGATCATCCTGCTCTTCCAGTACCTGCAGCGGTACATCGTCGGAGGGATCACCTCGGGCGCGGTCAAGGGATGA